The DNA segment TCTCCGGCTCGCTTTCTGCTGCAGTAGACAATGCAGTCGAGCGAGAGTGCTCGGCGTTTCAGATTTTTACCCGCAGCCCCCGTATGTGGACTGCAAAGGACATCCCGGACAAGGACGCAGCTGAGTTCAGGCAGAAGCTGAGTGCAAGCAAGATAGACAGGTTTGCAACAGTTGCGCACATGCCATATCTGCCAAACCTTGCGTCCCCAAATGCCGCAACACATGCAAAGTCGATCGCAGTTCTCATCAAGGAGGTGGAGCGATGCGGCAAGCTTGGCGTTCCGTATCTTGTGGCGCACCTTGGCAGCCATTTGGGAGAAGGAGAGGGAAAGGGAATCAAGCAGCTGGTCAGCGCATTTACAAAGGCTGCTAGTGTCAAAAACGACGTAGTGATTCTGTTGGAGAACACCGCAGGACAGAAGAACTCTGTCGGCTCTGACTTTGATCAGTGGGCTGAGATATTTTCGCAGCTAAAGCCAAAGGACAGGTTCGGTGTGTGTTTTGATACGTGTCATGCGTTTGCATATGGGTATGATTTAAGGACGGAAAAGGACGTGTCTGCAACTTTTAAGAAATTTGACGACGCAGTCGGCTTTGAGAACCTAAAGATCTTGCACCTAAATGACTCAAAGGGCGAGATCGGCTCGAATCTGGACAGGCACGAACATGTAGGCCTTGGAAAGATCGGCGAAAAGGGGATGACTGCGGTGGTAAAGCTTGCGGCAAAAAAGGACATACCGGTTATCTTGGAGACCCCAATTGACAACGTGCGAGATGACTTTGGCAATTTAAGGAAGGTAAAGGAGCTCGTAGCTTGAAATTTATTTTTGTAAACTCGGTGATGATTCATTGAACTATGAGAATGTGATGCAGCTGGCACTAGAGCGCGGGTTTTACTTTCCAAGCTGCGAGATTTACGCAGACGCACAGGCGGGGTTCTGGGAGTACGGCCCGTCTGGCGTTAGCATGAAGACCAAGTTTATCGAGTTATGGAGGCGCGAGCTTGTGCGCAGAGACGGCATGCTGGAGATTGACGGCTCGCAGATAATGTCAAAGTCCGTGTTTGAGGCATCAGGGCACCTAGCAAGCTTTGCGGACCCGATAGTAAAGTGCAAGGGATGCGGGCTGAACTACAGGGCGGACAGACTCATCTCCGAGATTGCAAAGATAGAGATTCCCGAGTCTGCGGATCTGCCGGACTTTGACAGGGCGATTTCCGAGAAGAACGTCAGGTGTCCAAAGTGCAAGGGCGAGTTTGATGCGGCAAGAAAATTCAACATGATGTTCAAAGTGGAGATAGGGCCGGAGGCAGAGGCTGCGTATCTGAGGCCTGAGACGTGCCAGTCGATATTTGTAGATTTTCCAAGGTTGTTCAAGACCATGAGGGGCAAGCTCCCGCTGGGAGTTGCGCAGATAGGGAAGAGCTTTAGAAACGAGATCTCGCCAAGGCAGAGCCTTCTTAGGCTGCGCGAGTTCTACCAGGCGGAAATAGAGGTCTTCTGCAACCCGAACAAGCTGAACAATCTGGAGAGGTTTTCCGAGGTAAAAGACACGACGATCCGCCTGTGGATAAACGACGAGCTAAAGGCGATGAGCTGCAAGGAGGCAGTGGAGTCGGGCGTCCTTCCAAACGAGTTTGTCGCGTATTACCTGGGAATGCTCACAGAGTTTTACGAAAAGACCGGCATCGACGTTACAAAGAGCAGGTTCAGAAGGCTTGGAGAGAAGGAAAAGGCATTCTATGCGAGCGTTGCGTTTGACTTTGAGGTCCAGACCACCATCGGCTGGCTGGAACTGGTTGCGTGCAATTACAGATCGGACTATGATCTGACCAGCCACGCAAACAAGAGCCGGGAGAAATTCGAGGTGCTAGACGACGAGCAGAAGGTGCTGCCCCACGTATTTGAGATATCCATGGGAATCGACCGCAGCCTGTATACCATTTTGGAGCACAGTCTGCGGGACGAGAAGGAAAACGAGAGGATCGTGCTTTCCATAAAGCCGTATCTTGCACCGGTTCACGTAGGTGTGCTTTCTCTGGTCAAAAAGGACGGCCTTAAGGAAAAGACGGACGAGGTATACCTGAAAATAAAGCGCAGGTACGACGCATTTTTGGATCATTCTGGCGCCATAGGAAGGAGATACAGGAGGCTGGACGAGGTCGGCGCACCGTTTGCCATAACAATAGACCACCAGACGCTGCAGGACGACACGGTGACTTTGCGCAAGCGCGATTCCATGGAGCAAGAAAGAATAAAGATCTCAGATATCGAGTCTACATTATCCCAGGCAGTATCGTTTCCGTAACTGAGTAATAAATTATAGAATCAGTTTACTTCTTTTTGCCTTTGTTGTCGTTGTTTCCATGGTTTCCGTTGTTGTCATGATCATCGTCGTGTTCGTCATCGTTTTCGTTTTCTTCGTTTTCATCGTCGTCCTCGTTCATCGGTTTTGTGGACTCGCAGTCTACGAATACGTTCATACCTTGAGCTCCGTGGCATTGATCGTTGTCAGCACCGCCGTTAAGCAGGTCGTTGCCCTGTCCTCCGTGAATGATATCGTTGCCTGACTCGCCAAACAGCTGGTCGTGTCCTTGTTTTCCAAAGATTTTGTCGTTTCCAATTCCGGCGTATACTATGTCGTCGCCTGTTCCTGCGCTGATCCAGTCGTTGCCGTCTCCGCCCAAGATGTTATCCACATCCTGATTTCCATGGACCTTGTCGTTTCCTGTACCTGCGTCGATTGTGTCAATGCCTTGTCCGCCCCAGATCTTGTCGTCTCCGTCTCCACCAGACATGGTGTCGTTGCCTTGCTGTCCGTGTAGGTGGTCCTTTCCTGCATTTCCTTCCAATGTGTCATCTCCCTTTCCGCCCCAGATCTTGTCGTCTCCGTCTCCGCCTATGAGGCAGTCGTTTCCGTCCTTGCCGTGTATCTTGTCGTTTCCGCCCAGTCCGAAGATCAGGTCGTCTCCGGAGGTGCCCTTGAGATGATCGTTGCCTGTGGTGCCGTTTATCACGTTATCAAAGTCGGTTTCGGCCCTTCCACAGAACGGCGGTGCTATTACAGTCATCACGGTGGCCACATTATTGTCCGGGTTTGATTCAGGGGTATCGGTAAATACCTCCACTATGTTTTCCACATTGCCGCTGATTGTGAGTGCTATTTGCGCCTGAATTGATCTGGTCTGCGTCACACCCGGGCCCATGTTACCAATGGTGCATGTGACAACTCCAAGACTGAATGTGCAGCTTGGATCCGAGGATGAGCCAGGTACGGTATACGGGATAAATGAGAGTCCTGCTGGGAGTGTGTCTTCAACGTACACGTTTGCGGCATCCGACGGGCCGGAGTTTGTCACGGTGACATCGTACGTTATTGTCCTGCCTGCAACCGTGTTTTGTGGTCCTGTCTTGGATAGAGTTACATCGGTTTGCACTTCGACGTTTACTGGAACCTCGTCGCTCACATTGTTTGATTCATCAAGATCAGTTGAGCTGCTGGTGACAGATGCGGTGTTTACAAGTGTGCCGGATGCGCCTGAGCTGACAGACACATTGATGGTTACCTGCTGTGATTGTCCGGCAGGTATTGGATCAGTCAGGTTGCATATCACATCGTGGTTTGGCAAGTCGTATGAGCAGTCAGGGGACGAGCCGGTTGCGTTAAACGTGATTCCGCTTGGAAGATCATCTACTATGACCACGCCGTCTGCGTCAGATGGACCGTCGTTTGTCACGGTGATTACATACGAGAGATCATCGCCTGCAAACACGTCGGACTGGCTTGATTCTTTTAGTATTGAAAGATCGGATTCCCTTCTTATGTCAGCGG comes from the Candidatus Nitrosotenuis cloacae genome and includes:
- a CDS encoding deoxyribonuclease IV; this translates as MRLGVHVSISGSLSAAVDNAVERECSAFQIFTRSPRMWTAKDIPDKDAAEFRQKLSASKIDRFATVAHMPYLPNLASPNAATHAKSIAVLIKEVERCGKLGVPYLVAHLGSHLGEGEGKGIKQLVSAFTKAASVKNDVVILLENTAGQKNSVGSDFDQWAEIFSQLKPKDRFGVCFDTCHAFAYGYDLRTEKDVSATFKKFDDAVGFENLKILHLNDSKGEIGSNLDRHEHVGLGKIGEKGMTAVVKLAAKKDIPVILETPIDNVRDDFGNLRKVKELVA
- the glyS gene encoding glycine--tRNA ligase, producing MNYENVMQLALERGFYFPSCEIYADAQAGFWEYGPSGVSMKTKFIELWRRELVRRDGMLEIDGSQIMSKSVFEASGHLASFADPIVKCKGCGLNYRADRLISEIAKIEIPESADLPDFDRAISEKNVRCPKCKGEFDAARKFNMMFKVEIGPEAEAAYLRPETCQSIFVDFPRLFKTMRGKLPLGVAQIGKSFRNEISPRQSLLRLREFYQAEIEVFCNPNKLNNLERFSEVKDTTIRLWINDELKAMSCKEAVESGVLPNEFVAYYLGMLTEFYEKTGIDVTKSRFRRLGEKEKAFYASVAFDFEVQTTIGWLELVACNYRSDYDLTSHANKSREKFEVLDDEQKVLPHVFEISMGIDRSLYTILEHSLRDEKENERIVLSIKPYLAPVHVGVLSLVKKDGLKEKTDEVYLKIKRRYDAFLDHSGAIGRRYRRLDEVGAPFAITIDHQTLQDDTVTLRKRDSMEQERIKISDIESTLSQAVSFP